Below is a window of Corvus cornix cornix isolate S_Up_H32 chromosome 2, ASM73873v5, whole genome shotgun sequence DNA.
ACTCTTTCTTCACACATTGCtcaggcaaagaaagaaaatcaatctGTATTTAACCAAACATTAGATTCTTGAGTATCTGTGATGCAGCAAAATTATAGTTTTAATAAGTCCTTTTCCATGGCTGCCTTAGATTTGGAACATGTGCATCCCATAGGATAGTGCTTGTACAGCTTGCTCATTCTCATGGAGATCGAAATATATCAGCAagtcaaacaaaaccaaacattttcagGTTGCTGGTTCAACTATATTCACAACATGTTCTATTCTCCCGAAGAATACAGTATTTCTattgaaacagaaggaaaaagaaacactgtaTCAATCCACATCCACACTTGCTTAAGAGCTCTATTGGCTGCATGAGGACATGATGTACAATTCCAATAAAGCTGGATTACTTCACGAGGAAAGAAAGCTATGAACAATCAAGTCTTTTGCTAACTGAAAAATGGAATCTGAAGTTCTGCCTGCAAACATCTACCATCTGAAAGATGAAGATAATTTCTCACTTTCTCTGAAAATACTCTGAATTCTCTGGGATCATGTACTACTAACATTAACTACGGAGTCTCCATATAGAAACTGTGTAATGTGTATCAGTAACTATGGCTAAGATTAGTCTGATCAGAATCAGTGAAATAACATATGGTTAATTTCTAGGTGAAAATGCATGGTTTTGCTCACATGTACCAGAGTCCTGAATTGTGCTCCTGAGAGTAAGTACCAATAGGAAATTTTCACTTGGACTCAGCTACAGAATATAACTGAAATGTCTTTACagtttaagaaaatattgtctgaaattttaatctgaaaaagcACACAAATATCCAAAGACATTTAGTAAAAGGTGATCAAGTAACTCCAAAGAATAGTACCTGTGATGCTGCAACAGCCTCCAGCATATGCAGCCTCTGCAGGACATTCTGCATGTCCTCCTGCAGCCGCATCAGCACTACTGCAATCTGCTCATTGAGGCTTCCCTGGGGACCTCTGTCGGAGCCCCAGCGCTCACCATCCCCTCCACTGCCCATCTGGCCACCCTGGGAACCATGTCCTAAAGGCTGAAGCCTATGTCCTGttttgaggggggaaaaacagaaacaaaaaacacagaatggGCTATGACTCTACTGAAAATGTTTAACAGTTCAATTTCCTCCCTCAATTTTCACCCTGGAGTGTGGTACTCCTCGTCACAGGCTATATTCAGACAGTTCAGCAGCACTGGGTGGTCACTGAAATGTCATCTGAGATGTTTCCCTACAGCCTCAGTGTGACAAATTCCTAGAACAACTCAAATTCCTAGAACTGcaaaaacatttagaaaaagcTGTTAATTCACAACCAGTCAAGTTCAGTAGTAAATTCTGCCCTAGCAAAAAGTAAGATCTGTCTTAGTATGTGTTTTAAGTTTGGCAAAGTgtccagctggaaaacaaagatcTCTGGAATACAGTGATAAGGTAATTATTTGAAATCTACAATACTTGCTTAAACTAGATACAACTACCACTAGCCTGTCATGTTTCTGCCTGTAAGTAGCAAACTTCAGTAAAACGAGAGGAGAGGAGATGGTTAACTATAGTATGTTCTTTATAATAGTTTtcaacagaaatgttttatctggattttctttttaatttttccatccGATTACTTATAGGTGCTATACAAAAAGACATgctatatataaataaaatactttctgccttttttttttgtaagtacAAGATAAACTAATTTTATCCTTGACTTTACAGATCATGCCACTGGAATACGGTGCTTCTTGTAGGTGACAGTATTAGAAGTATTACGGAATTAAAAAGCGCAGAGGTTCAACATAAATTGAACATCTGGGCTATTATGGGATTAAGAATCATTAAGTTTTAAGAATCATAATGGATAGTATCAGGATCACTCAAAGGTGTGGCTAACAGTCCAATTACATACAAAACAATGTGTCACTGATACCTTTCCAAGGCATTCCATGGTTTCAGATAAACCACCACAGAGCTATAAATGCCTATGTATTTAACAATAAATACGTAACTTCTAAAGAAACTCTTCTCAGGCACAGACTGGTTTTGAGGGTTACATCTCTAAAAACCTAGGTGCCATAAGCAGCAGCTGGAGTATAAGTTACCCACTGTATTAGCATTCTGTCATCTATTTTTATTGTGAAGAGCAGAAGCACTATACACATGACTGTCCCACTGGACCGTGTTGACAGGTGCTTCTCAGGCACCAGTAACTTATGGCAGTGAGGAGAGTGGGGAACACAAATGCAGGGTCACAGTACCTCTCCCTCTTCTGACATTGtagaaatctgatttttctccaccttttttctccttgtgaGGACCCCCATTACTGGCTTTTCCATCTTCTCCTCCACATTTGACTTCACCTTGTTCTTCAGCTACTCCCTCTCCAGTATTTCCAGGTTGGAGATTCCCATAAGTCATGCAAGTGTGCCTTGGAAAATCCGTATTTTCTAACAGAAGACTGTGATCTACATCCAAGAAATGGGATGAATGCTTTAAAGATCCTTTAGCTGATGTGATGATCTCCAAGGGCTACAAATTAACATTAGCAAGTAAttaaattctgtaaaatatgacagttaaacattaaaaaggaaaaaatatcatcTTTACTTTCacattaagaaaatactttgcCCAGAATTAAGACTTTTCTTTTGAGGGCAGCAGTTGTTTTCCTGTAGAATATACTTACTATTGTCTAAATGTCATTTCCAAATTGAGAAGGCATTTCAGGCAAATCTCACAACAGTGATGCCACAGGAATTTCTTTAGACATTTCCAACATACACTAATACTCAATAATTACTAAAATAGAACATTAAGGTCTAAAACCATTCAGTTTTCCCTGTAAAACTGGCTTTGCTACCTAGACAGTAAAACAGTCTCTTCACTTGAATTTGGGACCCACAGTCAGAAGGCCCATGCTGTCAGCAACCTTTGGTAGGCAGTTTGTACTCACAGCAAAAAGAGCACGCTGCTTTATCATCAGCCTGCTCAAAACAGCTTGGCGGCACCCTGTACCACACGAAGGAAAGGCAGAGTATTCTATCGACTTCTCACTCAAAACTGGTGGTACTGGAGGAGGACATTAAAAAAGGATGACACAGGGGCTGTTCAGGTTCTGCACCAGGACTGTCTTATGGTGGGTGGTTCTATCAGCCCTTGACATAGGGCAAGGACAGGCCCTTGCACAAGGATATGCTGAAGCAGACTCGGGACCTCAGTTAGccaaaaaatactttcatggAGAGGCCAAAATAACCAAAAGGATGGCCAGAGAAATGGAAACTGCTGCCCAGATTTGTCAAACAGCAGTTCTGGATCATCAGAACTGAAGGGCAGAGTGCTTGCcactttttttccaagaaacagctgtatttatttctttaaatgaacCTCTTCTAGTTTGAGTTCATTCACCTGTAGTTCTActtgtgtatttatttacatatacCTAAACATTTGTTATTTTGTGCAAAACTAGAACTTTCCTCATGCAGGTTGGGAAACTGACAAATTATCCACCCACTTCAATTAAAGAATCTCAAACAAGCTTGAACAATACACAAGATTGGGAAATCAGCTAGATAAGACAGCTTGCAGCACTTCTCTCAAATTACATTTCCCAGCATGCTTCATTACTGGGCAAAATTTTGAtttgttaaaattaattccCTACATACTCAGGGAGAAGCTAGACAAGAGAATGATGCAATATTTGAGTGCTTACTGGCTTTTCTGATCCCAGGCCCCATTCACATATTCCTCTCTAGAATTAGGAAACAAGGTATCTGAGTACAATCTACAAAGCCCACACTTGACCTGGGCCTCTGAAGGCGGTCTAGACCAGTAAGCCACCTAAGGCTACAGTTATGAGTAGTAATGAGCAGGAGCACAAATCCAGTCAAAACTACGGCAGCACAGTTGGTGCTCACCTTTTATAGGAAAGTCAGAGATGTACATTATGACTGAAGAGAATACAAGAGAACACAGAAGTCCTTGTTATCTCCCACTTTAGACCTAGGCTACTTGCAGGCACTGGTCTACAGGCCACCTGCTAATgcttattctttatttattctaagaaacaaatgcagaatTCATCAGGGcataaaaaaagcaagcaaaaagtGAATTGTTACAAAGATACTTCCCGTTTCTTAAAAATAGCTGAATTTTGGTCCCTACACATGTTATGAGACCATAAATTAATTTGTGGGCACAGACCTTAGTTTCTTTGtactgttcttccttttttaacaATTGTTTCTTTATACTGTTGTTTTTGAAGCCTTCTCCTCACATAAATTCTCTGAGGGCTTCAAGGCTTTTAGATCAGCAGTAACCAGGTTGTAAAATGCTGACAAATAGTTCAAACAGAAGGACAGCATGCATGAGCCACATCATTCACCTCTGCATGTCCATGTTCACCTGATGGAGAGGAAcctattaaaaaataagcagCATACCAGCTTCAAAATGCACCCAGGAATACTAAACCCCTACCTCTTCTAGTCCAAGCTGCTCCATAGAGTCACAATAAACTTCACTGTCTGAATCACTGGTTAaatgctgagctgctgagaTCTCTTCAGTATTCTCTTCACTTGCACCTGCAGGGAAGGGGGGATAGCACACCTGCTTTGTAAATGTGAGTCAGTTGAGCCAACCCTGGCAAAGACTAGTGCAATGAGTTAAAATGTGTAGGTGAGCATCAGTTAATGACCTGTCTATCTACGACTGTCATCCTAAACTTAGATTCTGAATAAAGATGTTATATTAATTTAGGAATTACATAAAACCTTTACTGTGGGAAAACTATACCTCATACTGACTTTTCTGcattataaattttaattttgcctttttcattaCCATCTCCTTCCTAAGCTCAGTATAAAGTAGTTTTGCCTAAAGTTACATTAGTATTAAAAGTATATATTCAGATCCCAGTTTCAACAAACTGGCATTTATAAAATGTTCAGCCTTTCAGAATGATAGATCAgataaaagtgatttttgttttactacAAATTCACTTTCAAAGGCAAATAGTATTTGCATAGGTAACATAATGATATTACAAGAAAACAATTCTATTTTTGTAGGCTTGGGCCTCTCTGTCTCTGAATGCATCTCTCTTTCTGTAGgacatagtaaaaaaaaaaagctttattttaaactggaattagttgggttttttttttagtattctGTCTTCAGGTTTTTGCAACTGAAAGACACCATTGCTACTCTCTGAATCCTGGGATtaagctttcagaaaaagaatgtatttcatgaaaaacatatgcaaatgaaaacatgGTCTTGGAAGGACAATACCTTGGTGAGCAGCATTATGAGCTATTTCTAGGCTTGGCtccattttatttgtttcttcctctgGGTTCAAGCCATTCAAGGCAGATTTGGTCTGGATGCCATTTTGCATATCTGGGATAAAGCTGTCCTTATAACAGCCATTACTAACAATACTTTCCAAATCCTTAGCAGCTGCTGATTCAGGTTTCACATTCTTATaatctgtaaaagaaaagaaaactttgcaaAGAGAAAGCTCTACACCTAATAGCTCAAAACATATTTCTTCAAGCACCTAACTTGCTAATGGACCGTATGTACAATGTATCTGCAGAACAAAACATGTAAATGCTCCTAGATTCCCATTTGTGTGGATTGTCTTGTCCTTATAAAAAgtataaatgtaaaatttaatttgcataaAGAGCAGATACTTTAAACATAAGTAAGTAAATCCAAAGTACGTCTCTCTGCTAAACGAAATAATAATCCTAATGTCCTTGGAGAACATCGGTATAGAATTCTAAGTATGCAATTTCATTTGGTTTTCAGCAGATGCTCTTATTTCAGCATCCAATTCTTTATGGACTCTCTGAATGAATCTCACTGaaagttctgttttattttctctgaagaaaataattttcaattctACTCATACAGGCCATGTAGCCAGTCACCGCTC
It encodes the following:
- the ACBD5 gene encoding acyl-CoA-binding domain-containing protein 5 isoform X1, whose protein sequence is MAETGSVHATRFEAAVKVIQSLPKNGSFQPTNEMMLKFYSFYKQATQGPCNIPRPGFWDPIGRYKWDAWSALGNMSKEEAMIAYVDEMKKILESMPMTDKVEELLQVIGPFYEIVEDKKNRGSDLTSVRMEKVSKYLEDLSNVMNSTPNIKAVNGKAESSDSGAESEEEGLREEEEKELQINGKDYKNVKPESAAAKDLESIVSNGCYKDSFIPDMQNGIQTKSALNGLNPEEETNKMEPSLEIAHNAAHQGASEENTEEISAAQHLTSDSDSEVYCDSMEQLGLEEPLEIITSAKGSLKHSSHFLDVDHSLLLENTDFPRHTCMTYGNLQPGNTGEGVAEEQGEVKCGGEDGKASNGGPHKEKKGGEKSDFYNVRRGRGHRLQPLGHGSQGGQMGSGGDGERWGSDRGPQGSLNEQIAVVLMRLQEDMQNVLQRLHMLEAVAASQAKPATLQSNYQPASSVKKPSWWPFEISPGILAFAIVWPFIAQWLVHVYLQRKRRKLN
- the ACBD5 gene encoding acyl-CoA-binding domain-containing protein 5 isoform X3 — protein: MAETGSVHATRFEAAVKVIQSLPKNGSFQPTNEMMLKFYSFYKQATQGPCNIPRPGFWDPIGRYKWDAWSALGNMSKEEAMIAYVDEMKKILESMPMTDKVEELLQVIGPFYEIVEDKKNRGSDLTSVRMEKVSKYLEDLSNVMNSTPNIKAVNGKAESSDSGAESEEEGLREEEEKELQINGKDYKNVKPESAAAKDLESIVSNGCYKDSFIPDMQNGIQTKSALNGLNPEEETNKMEPSLEIAHNAAHQGASEENTEEISAAQHLTSDSDSEVYCDSMEQLGLEEPLEIITSAKGSLKHSSHFLDVDHSLLLENTDFPRHTCMTYGNLQPGNTGEGVAEEQGEVKCGGEDGKASNGGPHKEKKGGEKSDFYNVRRGRGHRLQPLGHGSQGGQMGSGGDGERWGSDRGPQGSLNEQIAVVLMRLQEDMQNVLQRLHMLEAVAASQAKPATLQSNYQPASSVKKTELRIRDYA
- the ACBD5 gene encoding acyl-CoA-binding domain-containing protein 5 isoform X2, giving the protein MAETGSVHATRFEAAVKVIQSLPKNGSFQPTNEMMLKFYSFYKQATQGPCNIPRPGFWDPIGRYKWDAWSALGNMSKEEAMIAYVDEMKKILESMPMTDKVEELLQVIGPFYEIVEDKKNRGSDLTSDLSNVMNSTPNIKAVNGKAESSDSGAESEEEGLREEEEKELQINGKDYKNVKPESAAAKDLESIVSNGCYKDSFIPDMQNGIQTKSALNGLNPEEETNKMEPSLEIAHNAAHQGASEENTEEISAAQHLTSDSDSEVYCDSMEQLGLEEPLEIITSAKGSLKHSSHFLDVDHSLLLENTDFPRHTCMTYGNLQPGNTGEGVAEEQGEVKCGGEDGKASNGGPHKEKKGGEKSDFYNVRRGRGHRLQPLGHGSQGGQMGSGGDGERWGSDRGPQGSLNEQIAVVLMRLQEDMQNVLQRLHMLEAVAASQAKPATLQSNYQPASSVKKPSWWPFEISPGILAFAIVWPFIAQWLVHVYLQRKRRKLN